In the Flavobacterium sp. 90 genome, TTCACCAATATTGGTTCCGTTATTTTTTGATGACGGCTTAGAACTCGTAATTACAACTTCTTCCAATACATTGTTGTCTGCTTTACTAACCACAATTGTTGGCAAATCATTATCACCAAGTGTTAAAAATATTTGTGCATTAGAATAATCTTTGGTGCCTGAACTTTTAATTTCCAGTTCATAAGGGCCACCGGCATTTAAATTTTCGAAACTAAATCTACCTTGTTTATCAGTTGTAGCTCTGTAAACAGCGTTTGTAGGTAAATGTGTTAATGTAACCTCAGCGTCAGTAAGTGGGCTGGTTCCATCATTAACTTTGGCAGATAATGACGAGGTTGTAATTTGAGCAAAAATGTTTCCCATAACAAGAAGCATAAATGCCGAAAAAAAGAGTTTTAGTTTTGTCATGTTGTTTTTAGTTTTTATTTGACAAAGAAACTCAGTTTGTTTCGATCGGATTTAACGGTTTTGTTAACTTAAAATGATAAAAATATTCATTGTTAACCCAAAATTATGAACGTGTTATTTCTGTTTTAATCAATTATACCTTTAAAATCAATAGTTTAAACAAAATGCTAAAAATAAGTAGATTAGGTTTGTATTTGAAGTAGATTAGAGAAAGATTAGAGTGTTAAATTAATGTTACCGATTGTAAAAATAAGGGTTCGCGAATTGTAACATTTTTGCTAAAAAAGATGTTTTTCAAAGCTAGTTTGTCATTTTGAGGAACGAGAAATGACATAAAATGAGACGAATTTGTAAACTATGATGGATTAAAATCCATCCCTACAATATAAATCGAGCCGAAGGCTCTTTACAAAAGTTCCGGAGGAACGACTTATCTTGTAGCAACGGATTTTAATCCGTTGTATCGGAATGTAATCAACCATATTTTATGTCATCTCGACCGAAGGGAAAAATCACACATAAAAATCCGCATCTAAAATCGCCAATCTTTGTAGAGCTACTTGTGTGTCCTTCGACTTCGCTCAGGATGACAAACTAGATGGAAATGTTGTTATGAAAATGATTGCCCTAGCCCCGATAGAAGTGGAAATCCTTTTGTGGCGGGGTTCGCCACAAAAGATTGGAAAGTATAGCGGGATTAGCTCCTGAAAAAATTACGCAAATTTAACATCAGATCAGCAAAATTTGGGTAAAAAAAATATTTTAATCCTTTAAGCGATGGTAATTATTTAAACACTTTAAATATTATCAAACTATAATAGATTTTAAATTAGCATAGTATTGAATAGCGTCCAACTTTAGTTGGATGAAAAATAAAGCACAATATAAAAGGCTTTAGCCAAATTATTACTCATTCGGCTAAAGCCTTTTTATATTCAATTTTTATTCTCCAGCTAAAGCTGGAGTCTATTCAAAAAAATTGTCTTTTACTAATCCTTTAGATTATGATTCTAAGGAAATACTAAAGAAAATGTAGTGCCTTTTTCTAATTCAGAATCTACGATTAGATTAATATTATGAAGTTTTAGAATTTGCATAGTTATAAAAAGTCCCAATCCTTGTCCCTGAATATGACGCGTTCTGTCGCTTCTGAAAAAGAGATCAAAAATAGATTCTCTATCAGTTTCTGAAATTCCCGGACCTTGATCTGTGATTTTTATCAGAAGCTTTCCTTCATTCGAAAAAGCAAATACGTTGACTTGTTCAGGCGACGAAAATTTAATCGCATTATCGAGAATATTGTATAAAGCGATAAAAATCATGTGTTTATTTCCATGAATGGAAAGCAAATCTTCATCATCAGAAATTGCATCAAAATTGACAGAAACTTTAGCTTCGGGATATTCGATAGCTTTCTTTTCCAGAACATTCCATAATACTTCATCGATTCTAACCGACTCCATTTGCTGCGGTTCAGAAAGTTCAAGTCCTGATAAAACCAAAAGTCCTTCGAGAGTAGATTTGAGATGTAAAGTATCTTTTTTGAGTGATTTTAAAATTTGCTGATATTGCTCGTTTGTTCTTGGTTGTTGCAGCGAAACATCAATGTCTCCGATAATAATAGTTAGCGGAGTTTTTAATTCATGCGAAGCGTTTTTGAGAAAGTTGTTCTGAATCATGATTCCGCTTTCGAGTCTTTCCAGAAGATAGTTGAAAGTGGTAACAAGCTCTTTAATTTCGTCTTTTCCGCTTGTTTGCGGGATTTCCAGCCTCGAATGAAGGTTTTCGGTCGTAATCGTATTTACTTTGGCTATAACTTGCTCAAAAGGCAGAAAAGTTTGTTTGGCTAAAAAAGTTCCCAAAAGATAATTTATCGGGATTCCGGCAAGATAAAAAAGGATAAACATTATACCTAAAATCTCCAATTGTCGGTTTCCTGTGCGATCAATTCCGGAAACGACAATGATAAAATCTCCCTGATTGTCTTTATAAAATAAACCTACAAATTGCCTTGTATTGACTTTAAAATGCAGAATTTTTTCTTTTTTAATCAGATTAAAATATTGGTCACTTAGCTTAAAATCAACATTATCCTCTACAAAAAGTTTTTTTGTTTTGGCATCATAAACCCTTATCGATTCATTATTTATGCGATTGTATTGTATTTCGATTTGACGATAACGCGCGCTGTTAATCTCTTTGATTTCGTCTTTTTCGAAGTAAAAAAGAGCCGTTGTCATTGCATGATCTTCGAGATTATCATAATAGAGATCTTTCATGTGAGTTCTAAACAACAAGAAAGAACCCGCCATTACAAGTCCAACCGTAAAGGCAAAAAGCAAACTGGAATTAACCGCGAGTTTGTTTTTAAGATTCATGACTCATGACTCTTTTGTTTGAGCATATATCCCGTTCCTTTTATGGTATGAATTAGTGGCGTAGCAAAGTTTTTGTCGACTTTATTTCGCAGATAATTGATGTAAACATCGACAGTATTAGAATTCATGTCAAGATCAATAGTCCAAACTGCCTGAGCAATTGCAATTCTCGACAAAGCCGTTTCTCTGTTTTTCATGAAAAAAATCAGAAGTTTAAGTTCTCTCGAAGATAAATTAAGTTCTTTTCCGTCTCTCGTGGCGCTTTGTTCCTTCATATTGATCTCAATTCCGGCATAAGATTGAAAGTCTAATATTCCGGTACTAAATTCGGCACGACGAAGCTGAGCGTTTATTCTCGCCAGAAGTTCTTCAAACAAAAAGGGTTTTGCGAGATAATCATCGGCACCGGATTGTAATCCTTTTACTTTTTCATGCGGAGTATCTAATGCGCTCAAAATAAGAATAGGCAGAAGTATTTTTCGGTTTCTTAAAACTTCACAAACTTCAAATCCTGTAATATCCGGAAGCATAATATCGAGAATAATGATATCGTAATCATTTTCCATGACTTCATTTATGGCGTCATATCCTTTCGAAACTGACTTAACCTGATAGAGATTTTCTTCAAGTCCTCTCGAAATAAAAGAAGCAACTCTGGGATCGTCTTCAACTAATAAAACTCTATTCATAACCGAATATAATTGGGGTGTGCAATATTATTTATGTGATATAATAAGTATTTTGGGTACTTATTGGAGTTACTTTTTTATCGTTTAATTCTAATAATGTATTTTCTATCATTTGCGACATTGCGTCTAATGCAAGGTCATTTGGCTGAAGACCAAAAGGATTTTCTAACTCATCGGCAATTGCTTCAAGAGCGACGAAAGTATATGCTATAAAAACAATTATAAAAGGCGTAATCCAGCCCATTGTTTCGACAAAACCAAAAGACAACAGAAAGCAATAAATGTAAACCGTTCTGTGCAATAAAACGCTGTAAGTATAAGGAATTGGCGTTCCTGCGATTCGTTCGCATCCGCCAACAATGTCGGAGAGTTTGTTCAGATTTTCTTCAAAAGCAAGTTGTGTAACACTGTCTATTTTGTTTTCTGATTTGGCATTTCTGACCCAAACTCCCAATTCTCTTAAAATAATTATAGGTTTGAATTTGACTTCTTTAAGTTGTTCAGCAAGTTCTTTTGGCAGAAGCCGATTCATATCATTCTCAGAATTTGTTTCTCTAAGCTGATGTTTTAAACTGTAGACAAATGCAATAAGTAAGTTGGTAAAATTCTCTCGTTTGGCTTCATATTCTGCATCGTTAATCAACGTAATACTTTGTCTGGTAAGAGATCGGGTATCGTTTAATAATGCGCCCCAAAGTTTTCTGCCTTCCCAAAAACGATCATAACTTACATTGTTTCTAAAACCCAAAAATATAGCCAATGCAATCCCGAATAAAGTGAAAATTGCGGGGTTAATGTGTAAATTATATTTAAGAAGATAAGGCTTGAAATAAACCACCAAAAGGGAGAATAAAAGCAATAACAGAAGCCTCGGAAGGAGTTGCGGCAAAACGGAACCTCTCCATTCAAAGAGCATTTTAAACCAGGTATTCTTTTTCTTTATTATCATTTGGAAAAAACGAAATTCTAAGATATAAAAGTAATTAAAAGTGGTATCGCTCGCAAAAAATTACAGAAAATATAATGGTCTTTATTTACGGTGCATTTTAAGGAGATTAATCATTTAAAAAAGCCGTCAAATTGTAGTAATAAGACGGCTTTTGAAATTAAGATTTTGACTGTTTTTTTAGGTTGATAAAGTTAAACCTTTAGCTTTAAAATTACCAAAAAGTACTTGTCTTGCACTACTTATTGTTTCTTCGGTACGGTAAATACTGCACCAGAATTTTACTTGTAATTTGAATTTTTCTTCAGAAATTGCACTGTAATAAATCTGTGGCGTTTTAGTATTATTTACCATTTGCATGCTTTCCAGAGATTCAATTATAAGTGCATTAATATCCTCTGGCATTACATCTCCCGAAACTTCTAAAGTGATTTCTACCAATTTAAAATTGTCTGTATAAGTCCAGTTTGTAATGTTTTGAGAAAGTAAATTACCATTCGGAATAATGATTTCGGCACCGTTTGGCGCATTGATTTTCGTGGTACGTAATCCCATAGATTTTACACGACCGGATTCATTACTAATATCGATTACATCGCCAATTTGGATTGGTTTATCGAAAATTAAAATAATACCCGAAACAAAATTGTTAACCACATTCTGAAGTCCAAGTCCAACACCGACACCTAAAGCTCCTAATAAAATACTTAGTTTGTCTAGTGGCATTCCCGAAGCTGCAACAGCCAAAAGATAACCGACTATTAAAACCACAAGTCTTGTAATCAATAGTTTAGAATGTTGTCTTTTATTGACGTTTTCTTCGTTTTCATCGTCAATTTCGCCAAAAAAGTAAGCAACATAATTTTGCAATAAATGCGCTACCCAAATAATGATGAAAAACAAAACTATGTTTCCTAAAGTAAAAGTGATGCTTCCAATAGTATTTGGATGACTTAATATGGTGACTAAACCGGAACGAAGAGATTCCCAAGCATTTAAATTAGCTGCGATCACAACAATCCACATATAGCTAATTATGATAATGAAAGGTTTTTTGAGCGTGTCAGACAGACTTTCGTGATCGAAGATTTTTTCGATTCCACGTTTAATTCTGGTAGTGTAAATCTGTAAAAGAATAACTTCTAAAACAATCTTCAAAAGAACACTTAAAGCGACAATTTGTGTCAAAGAAATGAAAGCCGTAAGACTTAACATATTGGCAAGCGAAACTCTTCCTAGAAGATTATCAAAGATTGACAAAATATTCAGACCGATAAAAATGATAGTCGCCCATTTAAAAAATCCTTTAATATAAAGTTGTTCTTTTAAAGTTTTAATCTGAACTAAACCGTAACGGATTCCTAAAATATTGATTACAATAAAAGCACAACGCTGAATAAATCCTACTGCAATAAACAAGTCAAGGAAACACAAAACAAAGAATAGTACTAAAAGAAATATCCAGTTTTTCATGGCAACTGCAGGCCATCTATTCTTAAAAAGAACCGTAAGAAGTCCCAAAAGTACCAACTGAATTAATTCTATAAACAATGCCGGAGCATATAAATTACTGACAACGGCAATATTAAGACCAATAACTGAAACGGGAATTATAACACCTCGATTTAAATATTTGAAGTTAAACTGAGCCAAATTATCGGCATGTGCATTACTGTTTAGGTATTTTAAATTGCGTGAAATGTACCAACCCAACAATCCCATTAATAAAACCAATGTGATCAAACCGCCAGCTCTGTAACTTAGATAATAAGCTGCGACATTTTCTTCGATAATGATCTTAGCTTTTATGTTTTGACCGACTATTTTTTTAGCTGTCGTATCACTTTTGCTCCATAAAGTAGGATATTCTTCCTTCAGCATTCCGATGCCTGATTGTTCAAGTTTGCTGTCAACGGTAATTAAAGCATTCGAAACCGCAATTTTTCTTTCAACTGTAAGTCTTTTGTTTTTGTTTAAAATACCTTGATTTTTGGTCATTAAACTGTCCGTGCTTAGGTATCTGCTTTTAAGATTTGCGAATTCTTTTTTAAATTGTTTGCGACGAATCGTGTCTTTCAAAAGACCCATTAAGGTTTTGTCCTTGCGTAAATCAATCACTCTGCCTTTGATTTTTTCAAGAGCAAGATTACGCGAATTGATTGCTGTATTTTGTTCTTCAAGTTCCTGCTGAATTTCTTTCAGCACGATACGATACATTTGCTGATTGCGCACATTAGGATTTGCACCTTTTAAACTCTCGAGAATAAGATCAAGTTTACTTTGTGTTCTTTTGATATCACCAAATAAATGATGACTATTTCCATCAAATTCGGTGTCATTGTGAGCAGATTCCAAAACTTCGCCGGCTTTTTCGATCGCCATTAGATAATCACTGTCTGTAGTGGTTTCCTGAAATAGCGAAGATTTGGTTTCTGCTTTTGGAGGAGTTGTTTGCGAATAGGCGAGTGGCGTGTAAAATAAGACTGCTAATAAGGCAAGTAAACAAATAGAATATCTTTTCTGAATCATAATTTAGGGCATAAATTTAAGGGTCAAATGTAATTTTTTTTAAAGTATTTATGATGAAGAGTATGATAAAATTTGGTTAAAAGAGAGATTGCTTTTTGCCACAGATTAAAAAGGATTAAAATGATTTATCGCTTAGCAACTTTGTCAAAGTTTAAAACTTTGACAAAGTTTCAAAAGTAAACGAGATATAGTTTTACACAAAGAAACTCACAGAAAGTAGAAAATAAAATCTGTTAAATCAGCCAAATCTGTGTGCAAAAAAAAAACGTAAACAGGAGAAAATCATTTTAATCCATTTAATCTGTGGCTAAAAAAGAAAAATTAAAAATATTATATTCGTACTCTCATACTAAAAACACAGAAACACCTAGAAAATGGAGAATATTACCGTAATTATCATGTTACTATTTGGAGTCGCATTCCTGAGTCTTGTTAGTAAAAAATATAATTTCCCAATTCCAATTGTGTTGGTGCTTTGCGGAGTTGTGATTAGTATTATTCCAGGACTTCCGGTGATTGCATTAAGTCCCGAAGTTGTTTTTATCGTCTTTTTACCGCCGCTTTTATATCACGCAGCTTGGTACACCAGTTGGTCTGACTTCAAGCAAACTATTAGGCCAATTACTTTGGCGGCTGTAGGTTTAGTGCTTTTTACGACTGTTGCCGTAGCTTTTGCTGCACATATGCTGATTGATGATATCTCCTGGCCGTTAGCTTTTTTATTGGGGGCAATAGTTTCTCCGCCTGATGCTGTTTCGGCTACTTCTATAACAAAAGGTTTGGGTTTACACCCTAGATTAATTGCCATTCTCGAAGGCGAAAGTCTGGTAAATGATGCGAGTGGTTTAGTAGCTTACAAATATGCTTTGACCGCTATTACAGCTGGAAATTTTGTACTCTGGCAAGCAGGATTGAATTTTGTTGTGATGTCGGTTATAGGAATCGTGATTGGTTTAGGTGTAGGATATATTATGAGTTTTATTCATAAAAGATTTGTTTGCGACGAAGTTATCGAAGCAACTTTAACTTTATTAACACCTTTTGCCTCTTATTTAATTGCCGAACATTTCGAAGCTTCGGGAGTTTTGGCCGTTGTGGCGACAGGACTTTTTCTTTCGGCGAGATCAGGAACGATTTTTACACACGAAAGCCGAATCATGACAGGAACAATTTGGAGTGTTTTAACGAATATCTTAAACGGATTAATCTTTATCCTAATCGGATTGCAATTGCGTCAAATTATCGAAGGAATCGGTGATTATTCCGGTTGGTCATTGTTTGTTTGGGGTGCTTCGGTAAGTTTGGTCGTGATTTTAGTACGTTTTTTATGGGTGATTCCGGCAACTTTGCTTCCAAGATATATCAGTAAAAAAATCCGTTTACAGGAAGAATTTGATTTCCGAAATATGATTGTTTTTGGTTGGTCGGGAATGCGTGGTGTAGTTTCGATGGCGGCTGCATTGGCGCTTCCGCTAATGATGAACGAAACAGAAGAATTCCCTCTTCGAAACCTCATCATTTATCTGGTATTTTGTGTAATTCTTTCGACTTTGGTAATTCAGGGATTGACTTTGCCTTGGTTAATCAAGAAATTAAAAATTGAAAAATATTCAATCCTGGCCGAAGAATACGAAATAAGAAACGTAATTGTTTCGCAAACCATTACTCACATCGAAGATAATTTCTCGTTACTCAACGACGACTTGCTCCACAACATAAAAAGCAAATACGAAGTAAAATTCAATCGCCTCCAAAAAACTGAACTTCCAGCCAACTTCTTCGGAAAAGGAAATCTAATGGGCGGCGAGATTTTCAACGATTTCACCAAACTTCAAATTGATCTCCTAAACGTAGAACGAGGAAAACTAGAATCGATGCACAAATCAGGTTCTGTAAATGAAGAGATTTTCAGGAAGATTGAGAAGGAGTTGGATTTGGAGGAGACTAGGTTGTGGATGGAGATGTATGAGGAGTAAGTTATACTTTATCGACAAATTGTTTAATTACCTCTCTAATTTTTATCTGCCACTCTTTTATTTTATTTTCTACATTAATTAAAACAACGCTACATATTTTATCATCATGATTTCCATCCTTTTTTAAATAAATTCCTGCTTTACTATCTTTATTGTTTCCAGGATAAACCAACGCTACTTTTGTAGCGTCAAAATATTCATGATATACATACATTTGTCTTAAATCATCTGGCGATGGATTATAGCCGTTTAGATTTTTCCATTTAGTATCTAATACAATGTTACCATTATTGGTTTCAATAAAAATATCGGGTTTCATTGCTGTTCTTCTGCCGTTTTCAGGTTTCCAAAAAAACTTTGAAGTTTGTGCTTTTATCTTGATATAATCATTTTTATTTTTCTTTAAGCTTACATATATAAATTGCTCCCAAAGCATATTCATATCAAACATAAGAGCCAAAACATGGTTTCTTCCTTTGCTTACATCAGGATGATATTTCAATAACAATAATTTAGCAATTTCAATTGCTTTTTGATAATGTTGATTTTTTCTATTATAAATTAATTTTTCAAAAGTAGCATCTGGAATTTTTATATCTGGCATTTCAGGAAAATGCAAAAGCAAAACTCCAATACGGCTATGCAAATCATTATTGGTGTTAATCTGTTTTAATAACTTTATCGTTTTATATAGAATGAAATGTAACGTGTGTTCAATATCATAAATCGAATGGCGAACATAAAAACGTTCTTGATGGAATAGATTTTGTTGAATATGTTTACTGAATTGTAAACTGCCTTTTAATGCAGTAACATTTCCTTCTTTTTTTCGGTACTTTTTTACTAAACCATTATGAAGTAAATATTCTACTTCTTTGATAAATAACTCAAAATATAAATCTAAAATTGTATTAGGTTTTATTTTTAAATTACTGGAGCTTGTCGATTTTATATCAAAGCTTCCTACAGCTCGCAACATTCCAATTAATAGGTCACGCCATTTTTTATCTTCTGCTACTGAATGTGGAGTTTTATCAGCCTTTGGCAATACTTCGATTAAGGTATTGCCAACCTGTATGACGCCGACATGTTCATTAAATTGAACTCCATTATAGACTAATTTATAGAAAGGTTTCCCGTTTCCATAATAGCGTTCTAAAGCTTCAAATTGATCTTTAGTGATTTTCTTTTCACCTCTATCAAAACGAAGAATTTCATGTTCAAAAACAACAATATTTTCTTTTATTTTGCTCAAATTACTTATTCATTAAAACTTGGATAGCCTTTTCAAAATCCATAATTACATCAACTTTATTAAGAGTTAACCTGTAATCTTCGCCTTTTCTATAATCAACAATTTCATAAACATTTTTATTATCAAAATCATCAATGGCATCATCAAAATCAGCAAAGATATCTAATCCTTTATCTGATTCTTTCAAACTCACAAAACCCTTTCCTAGTACCAAACCAATTTTGCTATAATCTCCAAAGAAATATTCTTGAAGCAAGGGAATTATATTTTTATAAAAAGAATCTATAATTGAAATTTTATCTTTGTTAAGTAAATAGGAATGACCTATTTTATGATCTTTGTCTAATAATTTTTCAATTCTTAAATTGATTGTTTTAAGTATTTCAGAAGCTTTGTATCCGAAAATATCATTTTGCAATTCTTCTAAACTATATAGTGGTGGCATTTCCTCAAAACAAAAACGTCTTCTTAGAGCAGCGTCCAAAGCTTCAACACTTCTGTCAGCGGTATTCATCGTGCCAATTATAAATAAATTGGCAGGTACTCCAAATTCTTCTTGGCTGTATGGTAATGTTATATCTGCTATCTCATTCTCTTTGCCTAATCTTTTATCGTCCTCAATTAAGGTAATTAATTCTCCAAAAACGCTTGATACATTGCAACGATTAATTTCATCTAAAAAGATGACATGAATTTTATTTTCTGCTATTGCTTTTTCAAACAGATATTTTCTTTCATCTTTTGTATGTTCAAGACAATCTTTCAAATTTATGAAACCTGCTTTTTGTGATGCTTTTTCACAGGCATTATAGAAGATCCCCTTTCTAATTTCATAAATTACTTTTTCACTTCTTTCGTCTTCATCATCTTCTAAATTTTCTTTGCTTAAGTCAGGTTTGATCCCTTCAATAAAGTCCTCATAAGTTAAACTTTGATGGCAAGTTGTAAATGTATAATCTTTACTTTTTTTAGTGTCATCACTCTTTTTAAATTCTTCAAAAGCATCTACTAATGGTATAAATTCTAATTGAAATAAAGTTCGACTATCTAATCTCCACTCAGAGTTTGCTTCTTTATAAAATACCCTTTCTCCAACACGATGAGCTAACTTAACATTTTCACATTCATCAACTGTATGGTGTTGCAAACTGCTCCACAATCGCGTATTTAATCGTTTAACACTGCTTGAGCCAAGCTTTGCAATAATTAAAGGATGTTTAGCTAATTCTGGTACAGTAATATTTTCTTTTTCTAGTAAGGCCAAACCAATAACTTGCCACCATGTATAATTTTTAACAAATGAAGTATAATCTATTTCAGTACTTGTTTTTTCCTTTAAATTCCAATCTTCAATTATTTGTTGAAGTTTATAGGTTTTTCCTGTTCCTGGTGGACCATATAGAATTTGGTTTAACGAACTTTTATTGTTATTATTCATAATAGAAGATGTTGCAGAATTATTATTTGTAGGCATTGTGGTTATATCTGGTTCGGATATTATTGGAGTTAAATTATCTTGTACAGGATACGCCCATCCTTTGTATGTTGCAAAAGAAGTGGCTGGTATTGATTGAACTCTTTCGAATTTTCTAGTAAGAAATACAATGTTTGCCGACTTATTGTCATCATTATACTTAGTGAAATCATTTTCGTATCCATCTATTTTTTTAAATTTAGAAGGCCAGTTCTTTTCTTTTAATTGAATATCATTTTCTACAAAATCAATAATTTCAGCTACATATTGTACATTGCCATGAACGGAATAAAATAACTTAAAATATCCACCATCATTAATTTTGCTTCGTAACATCTTCAATGTGTTATTTGTCCCTGTTGGTCTTTTAGAATTCCATAAGATAGTACAATCACTTCCCTGCATATTATTTATAGCATTATCTTTCCATGGAGTATTATCAGAAGCCATTAATCCAATGATATCATCCAGCCATTCTTTTCTGATAAAATAAATAATGCAAGAAAGTAAATAAGTATAGTTTTTAATATTACTTACGTTAATTTGATAATAAGAAAAATATTCTTCTAAATCTTTTATGAAGTCATTTGGATTATATTCTTTTTGAAATAATGTTTGTGAAATCATTGTTCTATGGTTTTCACTTAAAATCGTAGCATTATTTGTTGGATCAAGAAGATAATTTATTGCATTTCGAATAGAACCAACTGGGACAGCATTTGGATTAAATTTGAAGGTTATTAATTTTTCAACCCAATGATTCATTCTTACATAAGCCATTGCTAAAGTTCTATTATCATCGTATTGATTGAAATAATCCTTGCTTTTTGCTTTGCTATCACAATATGAAATAATTTCAAATAATAAGTTGAGTATTTCATTGATGGTTTGCCTTTTAATAGCTAGTTTTTGCAAACCTTCGTAATCAGCAGCTAATTTTTCTAAATCGGATTTGTCTTCATTATTTATGGATAGATTCAGCCATTTTTGTAATGCATCTTGACCTTTTTGAAAAAAGAAATCTTGAGTATTAATTATTCTTTCAGTAAATTGATTTGTTAAATATTGTTCGATTCTTTCTTTTATCATTTTTAATTTTCTAATATTTATAATGGAGCAAAATTTGATTAAGCATATAATATTCTCCA is a window encoding:
- a CDS encoding AAA family ATPase, which encodes MIKERIEQYLTNQFTERIINTQDFFFQKGQDALQKWLNLSINNEDKSDLEKLAADYEGLQKLAIKRQTINEILNLLFEIISYCDSKAKSKDYFNQYDDNRTLAMAYVRMNHWVEKLITFKFNPNAVPVGSIRNAINYLLDPTNNATILSENHRTMISQTLFQKEYNPNDFIKDLEEYFSYYQINVSNIKNYTYLLSCIIYFIRKEWLDDIIGLMASDNTPWKDNAINNMQGSDCTILWNSKRPTGTNNTLKMLRSKINDGGYFKLFYSVHGNVQYVAEIIDFVENDIQLKEKNWPSKFKKIDGYENDFTKYNDDNKSANIVFLTRKFERVQSIPATSFATYKGWAYPVQDNLTPIISEPDITTMPTNNNSATSSIMNNNNKSSLNQILYGPPGTGKTYKLQQIIEDWNLKEKTSTEIDYTSFVKNYTWWQVIGLALLEKENITVPELAKHPLIIAKLGSSSVKRLNTRLWSSLQHHTVDECENVKLAHRVGERVFYKEANSEWRLDSRTLFQLEFIPLVDAFEEFKKSDDTKKSKDYTFTTCHQSLTYEDFIEGIKPDLSKENLEDDEDERSEKVIYEIRKGIFYNACEKASQKAGFINLKDCLEHTKDERKYLFEKAIAENKIHVIFLDEINRCNVSSVFGELITLIEDDKRLGKENEIADITLPYSQEEFGVPANLFIIGTMNTADRSVEALDAALRRRFCFEEMPPLYSLEELQNDIFGYKASEILKTINLRIEKLLDKDHKIGHSYLLNKDKISIIDSFYKNIIPLLQEYFFGDYSKIGLVLGKGFVSLKESDKGLDIFADFDDAIDDFDNKNVYEIVDYRKGEDYRLTLNKVDVIMDFEKAIQVLMNK